In a genomic window of Cryptosporangium phraense:
- a CDS encoding ATP-binding cassette domain-containing protein, with amino-acid sequence MRHVDRRFGDVRALRNISLDVEAGTMVALVGRSGSGKTSLLNVIGGLDRPDDGTVTIDSTEVTALDEDGLSQLRRDKVSYVFQTFGLIPVLSAAENIGVPLRLARVSPAD; translated from the coding sequence GTGCGCCACGTCGATCGCCGCTTCGGCGACGTCCGCGCCCTGCGGAACATCTCGTTGGACGTCGAGGCCGGCACGATGGTCGCGCTCGTCGGCCGGTCGGGCTCCGGGAAAACCTCGCTGCTCAACGTCATCGGCGGCCTCGACCGGCCGGACGACGGAACCGTCACGATCGACAGCACCGAGGTCACCGCACTCGATGAGGACGGCCTCTCCCAGCTACGCCGGGACAAGGTCTCCTACGTCTTCCAGACCTTCGGGCTCATCCCCGTCCTCTCCGCGGCCGAGAACATCGGCGTGCCGCTGCGCCTGGCCCGGGTCTCCCCCGCCGAC